The DNA region CATGAGCTCCGCGCCACGGTCGACGGTGGCGATGGACGGCTCCGGCTCGACCGAGTCGATGATCTGCAGGGCGATCTTGTTGGGGCGGCGGGACAGCACGTCGAGGATCTTGTCGACGAAGCCCAGCTTGGTCATGGTCGCGTCGGTGACGATCGTGACCCGGTTGATCCCGGCCATGTCCTCGAGGTAGCGGATCGCGTTCGGCTCGAAGTACGTCTTCGCCGGAACCTTGAACCACTGCAGGTTGTTGTTCCGCCGGCCGATCCGCTTGATGTTCACGAGGTTGACCGCCGAGACGTTGTTCGAGACCGAGTTCGCACCGTACGAGCCGCAGCCCAGGGTCAGCGAGGGGATGAACGCGTTGTAGATGTTGCCGATGCCACCGAGGGAGGCCGGCGAGTTCCAGATCACCCGGATCGCCTTGACGCGACCGCCGAACTCCTCGACCAGCTCTGCGTCCTCGGAGTGGATCGCTGCGCTGTGCCCCATGCCGTCGAACTCGACCATCTGCTCGGCGAGCTTGATGCCGTGCTCGCGAGACTCGGCCCGCAGGACGGCGAGCACGGGTGCGAGCTTCTCGCGGGTCAGCGGCTCGGCCGGTCCGACCTTGGAGACCTCGGCGAGGATGATCGACGTGTCGGCGGGGACGGAGAAGCCCGCGTGCTCGGCGATCCACTGCGGGCTCTGCCCGACAACCGAGGCGTTCAGCTTGGCACCGGCGCAGTTCGCGGACTCGGCCGTGACGCCGAAGATGAACTCCTCGAGCTGGGCCTTCTCGGTCGGGCTGCAGCGGTAGGCGTGCAGGCGGTCGAACTCGGCCATCGCCGCGTCGTAGATCTCGGTGTCGAGGATCACGGCCTGCTCGGACGCGCAGACCATGCCGTTGTCGAAGGCCTTCGAGAGCGTCACGTCGTTGACCGCGCGCTTGAGCTTCGCGGTCTTCTCGATGTAGGCCGGGACGTTCCCCGCACCGACGCCGAGGGCGGGCTTGCCGCAGGAGTACGCGGCCTTGACCATCGCGTTGCCGCCGGTCGCCAGGATCAGCGCGACGCCGGGGTGGTTCATCAGCTCGTTGGTCGCACCGATCGACGGCGCACCGACCCACTGGATGCAGTGCTCGGGGGCGCCCGCTGCGATGGCTGCGTCGCGGACGATCTTCGCTGCGGCCACCGAGCTCTGCTGGGCCGAGGGGTGGAACGCGAAGATGATCGGGTTGCGGGTCTTGAGGGCGATCAAGGACTTGAAGATCGCTGTCGACGTCGGGTTGGTCACCGGCGTCACGCCACAGATCACGCCGACCGGCTCGGCGATCTCGATGATGCCGTGCAGGTCGTCCCGGGCGATGATGCCGACGGTCTTGAGGTCGCGCATCGAGTTCGTCACGTGCTCGCACGCGAAGATGTTCTTGACGGCCTTGTCCTCGAACACGCCGCGGTGGGTCTCGGCGACCGCGAGCTTGGCGAGCTGACCGTGCTGGTTCAGCGCCGCGACGGACGCCTTCTTGACGATGTGGTCGACGTCCTCCTGGGTGAAGGACGCGTAGGCGGCCAGCGCCTTCGTCGCGCCGGCGACCAGTGCGTCGATCGCTGAGGACGGCGTTGCCGGGGTCACCCGCTCGGCGACGGTCGCGGTCTCGGGGGTCTTCGTACGGACGGTTCGTGCGCTCACGGGGATCTCCCGGTCATGGTCGGTGATGGAGGGGATCGCCCTTGACCCACCTACGACGGTAGGTGGCTGACGTGTCCGGATCGCGTGCCAAAGGTCCTTGGGTGGCGGTGCCACGAATCGCGGTGGCTGTGCTCCCGGCTGGGCTCTGGACACCGTCGGGGGCTGGCACTCTCGGTAGCAGAGTGCTAAGAAAGGAGTGTAGCCGCCTGGTGCGGAGGCAGTCCCTCCGCCCGGGCTGACGCCGTGCCCCGGAGGGTCCGGGGCACCTTGTGGGAGGTGATCTGCGTGGCTACCCGTTACGACCCGTTCGCC from Cellulomonas sp. KRMCY2 includes:
- the adhE gene encoding bifunctional acetaldehyde-CoA/alcohol dehydrogenase, producing MSARTVRTKTPETATVAERVTPATPSSAIDALVAGATKALAAYASFTQEDVDHIVKKASVAALNQHGQLAKLAVAETHRGVFEDKAVKNIFACEHVTNSMRDLKTVGIIARDDLHGIIEIAEPVGVICGVTPVTNPTSTAIFKSLIALKTRNPIIFAFHPSAQQSSVAAAKIVRDAAIAAGAPEHCIQWVGAPSIGATNELMNHPGVALILATGGNAMVKAAYSCGKPALGVGAGNVPAYIEKTAKLKRAVNDVTLSKAFDNGMVCASEQAVILDTEIYDAAMAEFDRLHAYRCSPTEKAQLEEFIFGVTAESANCAGAKLNASVVGQSPQWIAEHAGFSVPADTSIILAEVSKVGPAEPLTREKLAPVLAVLRAESREHGIKLAEQMVEFDGMGHSAAIHSEDAELVEEFGGRVKAIRVIWNSPASLGGIGNIYNAFIPSLTLGCGSYGANSVSNNVSAVNLVNIKRIGRRNNNLQWFKVPAKTYFEPNAIRYLEDMAGINRVTIVTDATMTKLGFVDKILDVLSRRPNKIALQIIDSVEPEPSIATVDRGAELMREFNPDTIIALGGGSPMDAAKVMWLRYEHPEIVFADMREKFFDVRKRAFKFPVLGEKAQLVCIPTTSGTGAEVTPFAVITDQKTGVKYPLADYALTPTVAIIDPALTGKMPASLAADSGFDALTHATEAYVSVYANDFTDGMALQAIRLIFQNLEESVKGGEAAVDAREKMHNAGTIAGMAFGNAFLGIVHAMAHTIGSAFHLVHGRTNATLLPHVIRYNGTVPTKLTSWPKYEHYVAPERFAEIAKMLGLPCSTPEEGVESYALAVEKLRDAVGIPQSFAAQGVSEQAFIGKLDDLAMRSYEDQCAPANPRMPMLDDMKDLMTAAYYGTSLEDVRYRRTAAGVAEQSAQETDSAS